Genomic window (Chryseobacterium bernardetii):
TTAGTAATTTTTCAATGTCTTTGTAATTGTAGTATAAAGTTCCTCCGACACGAGTATAAGACAGAGTTCCATTAATACGAAGGTTTTGCAATGTTCCGGAAGAGATTTTTAAAAGCTCTTTAACCTCTGATGAACGTAACCATAATTTCTGTTCGGAAACCTTGATATTAAATAGATTTTTAATGTCTTCTAGTAATTCAGTTTTAAATTCTTTAAGGTCTTCTTTTGTGATGAGGTTTACTAACATAGTTATTTCATTACTGTTTTTTTGATTAAAATTTCTTCTGCAAAGTTGGAGCATCAAAATCTTGAAAACAATAGTGTTAATCGTGGCTAGGCTAAATAAGAAGAGTCTGGATGATTCTGGAATCTTTGGAGATTAAAAAAGAATAAATTGGATGAGTTTGGAATCTTAAACCTGATTTCAAGGAAAACAAAAAACAAGCTCCGCAGTTTTTTCCCCTTTTTGCAAAAAAGGCAAAAGAGTCTTTGGATGTAAAACTTGAAAAGTTTGTATATACAAAGACACATCTTGCTGTACTAAAACTCAGATTTTTCAGAGCTTTGAAATAAA
Coding sequences:
- a CDS encoding helix-turn-helix domain-containing protein codes for the protein MLVNLITKEDLKEFKTELLEDIKNLFNIKVSEQKLWLRSSEVKELLKISSGTLQNLRINGTLSYTRVGGTLYYNYKDIEKLLNGKG